A stretch of Novipirellula artificiosorum DNA encodes these proteins:
- a CDS encoding type IV secretory system conjugative DNA transfer family protein → MFEIFPEQLDDALDVEALPPTHNTELNYRTQPITLEQQTRIVQIILFVPVPLAVVLSSTVSAFQSLHPLVEVFIISIAVFLAAVIKFRELTGGELHFWIIAAGWYIFAITGSLIWQMVMLLDIGTAQMLVWSTGWLSSSLIARQAAAWILVGPTVDRERMERWRFNLPTIVPRGLSLDCPELLTLHAGPLLITSSSVAAGWLAMRTSGTLWWWPLALVVTLPTVWIVWHVVAFALLPRPRLFRSLQMTWKALVLFITYDIHWTPAAGVFRFPTRWLRPPIVRWVFMLITMMLLAFCVAADCPSIADARLAEGSVLGHLVVCFLVTVVSAPVMLFGFLWLTAGTLLDRFDIELSKHLDERTTDWDNYVDRIINSNDELEREHFLRGFTEKGDYPVLVHKEIQEMHDHILGDTGASKTSLALAPLATQLIAQGDVSVVIIDLKGDRSLFETCRLETARTGKLDMRWLTNVKGHSTFGFNPFTQSHCDRMTDLQLTQQILRGLELESGTKYGAAFFAAMNEIVLHALIKGERPKSFLELSKRLADEQYYKDLGLHEDWKKARHLIALVARLATSDAVNVVPTSFPDHHQVVEQAIDVADLFERPQVVYLNLKSALEPSNAPAIARTFLWSAFTAAAQRENPNKRVYFLIDEVQQIISDGMKLIFEQFRGLGGTLVMAHQTAGQLHRDGTDLGETVDSCTAVKQTFRASDLRSLEKLEKLSGKRKARATGWFQARNRLAGDLIDPVNPAFAQEGTIRITEKDESRFSIEELLAIGARRQSSLIRFTFGSGYTQFAGKTVPMVSQFAMSGPEYRRRNMVSWPTAPGAFEVGTLPVPSDTKTVTTPVPQMPPTSVSQAETDYLSDFDRRGQDAKGGT, encoded by the coding sequence ATGTTTGAGATATTCCCCGAGCAATTAGATGATGCCCTGGACGTAGAAGCACTACCACCAACGCACAACACCGAATTGAATTATCGAACACAACCGATAACTCTTGAGCAACAAACACGAATCGTCCAGATTATTCTCTTTGTCCCTGTTCCGCTGGCCGTGGTGCTGTCGAGCACGGTGAGTGCATTTCAATCGCTGCATCCGCTCGTCGAGGTGTTCATTATCTCGATCGCCGTATTTCTCGCCGCCGTCATCAAGTTTCGTGAACTCACTGGTGGCGAACTCCATTTTTGGATCATCGCAGCAGGATGGTACATATTCGCAATCACCGGCAGCCTGATTTGGCAGATGGTAATGTTGCTGGATATCGGGACTGCCCAAATGCTGGTTTGGTCAACCGGCTGGCTTTCCAGTTCTTTAATCGCTCGGCAGGCAGCGGCCTGGATTCTAGTCGGCCCAACGGTTGATCGCGAGCGAATGGAGCGTTGGCGATTTAATTTGCCGACCATCGTGCCCCGAGGCTTGTCGCTGGATTGTCCCGAACTGCTGACGCTCCACGCAGGCCCGCTGCTAATCACCTCGTCTTCTGTGGCTGCCGGATGGCTGGCAATGCGGACGAGCGGCACCTTGTGGTGGTGGCCTTTGGCTTTAGTAGTCACGCTTCCGACCGTTTGGATTGTTTGGCATGTTGTGGCTTTCGCCCTGTTGCCGCGCCCCCGATTGTTTCGCAGTTTGCAAATGACCTGGAAGGCTCTTGTCTTGTTTATTACCTACGATATTCATTGGACACCTGCGGCGGGAGTGTTTCGGTTCCCCACCCGTTGGCTGCGTCCGCCGATCGTTCGCTGGGTATTCATGCTGATCACGATGATGTTACTGGCGTTCTGCGTCGCGGCAGATTGCCCTTCCATCGCAGATGCTCGCTTGGCGGAAGGAAGTGTCCTCGGTCATCTGGTGGTTTGTTTCCTGGTCACCGTGGTTTCTGCGCCCGTGATGTTGTTTGGATTCCTTTGGTTAACCGCAGGGACGCTACTCGATCGATTTGACATTGAGCTTTCAAAGCACCTCGATGAACGCACGACCGATTGGGATAACTACGTCGATCGAATCATCAATTCCAATGACGAACTCGAACGAGAGCATTTCCTGCGTGGATTTACGGAAAAAGGCGATTACCCGGTTCTTGTGCATAAAGAAATCCAGGAGATGCACGACCATATCCTTGGCGATACCGGAGCCAGTAAAACCAGCCTCGCGTTGGCACCACTGGCAACGCAATTGATTGCCCAAGGGGATGTCAGTGTTGTAATCATCGACTTGAAAGGCGATCGGTCATTGTTCGAGACGTGCCGCCTTGAGACTGCTCGCACCGGCAAACTTGACATGCGTTGGCTTACAAATGTCAAGGGTCACTCGACGTTCGGTTTCAATCCGTTTACGCAGTCACACTGCGATAGGATGACGGACTTGCAGCTAACGCAGCAAATTTTACGCGGGCTTGAACTGGAATCCGGAACTAAGTATGGCGCAGCATTCTTTGCGGCGATGAACGAAATCGTTTTACATGCGTTGATCAAGGGCGAAAGACCGAAGTCCTTCTTGGAACTGAGCAAGCGACTAGCGGACGAACAGTATTACAAAGATCTTGGCTTACACGAAGACTGGAAAAAGGCCCGGCATCTGATCGCGCTGGTGGCCCGGTTGGCGACAAGCGATGCAGTGAATGTTGTTCCTACATCGTTCCCGGATCATCATCAGGTGGTTGAGCAGGCGATTGATGTTGCCGATCTGTTTGAACGCCCTCAGGTAGTTTACCTGAACCTGAAGTCAGCGCTGGAACCGTCGAATGCCCCCGCAATCGCTCGCACGTTCCTGTGGTCAGCATTCACGGCAGCAGCTCAACGCGAAAATCCGAACAAGCGGGTGTATTTCTTGATCGACGAGGTCCAACAGATTATTAGCGATGGAATGAAGCTGATTTTCGAGCAGTTTCGGGGACTAGGGGGAACGCTTGTTATGGCTCATCAAACAGCTGGCCAGCTTCATCGTGATGGTACCGACCTTGGTGAGACAGTCGATTCGTGTACCGCAGTGAAACAGACTTTCCGAGCTTCCGATTTGCGTTCACTGGAAAAGCTCGAAAAGCTCTCTGGGAAACGAAAAGCGAGAGCGACGGGATGGTTTCAGGCTCGCAACCGGCTCGCTGGTGATCTAATTGATCCAGTTAATCCCGCCTTCGCTCAGGAGGGGACGATCCGAATCACTGAGAAGGATGAATCGCGATTCAGTATCGAAGAACTACTGGCGATCGGAGCCCGACGACAATCGAGCTTGATACGCTTCACGTTTGGTAGCGGATACACGCAATTTGCGGGCAAAACGGTCCCGATGGTCTCCCAGTTTGCGATGTCGGGGCCAGAGTATCGACGGCGAAACATGGTGAGTTGGCCGACCGCACCGGGGGCCTTTGAGGTAGGAACGCTGCCAGTGCCCAGCGACACCAAAACAGTCACGACACCGGTGCCCCAGATGCCACCAACATCGGTTAGTCAGGCAGAAACGGACTACCTAAGCGATTTTGATCGCCGTGGTCAAGACGCCAAAGGTGGAACGTAA